In Moraxella nasovis, the sequence GAAGCTCAAAAATCATGGTTTTATACACGCCAAAGCTATATTGATCGCTTAACTGCTCGCTCATCTCGCTATTTACATCATACGATTACAGAGGCAGAAAGACGTGGCATTCCAACAGAGCTTGCATTACTGCCGATTATTGAAAGCTCTTATGATCCCACTGCCACCAGTAATGCATCAGCAGCAGGACTTTGGCAGTTTATCCCAAGCACAGGGCGTATCTATGGCTTAAACCAAAGTGCAAGCTACGATGGTCGCCGTGATGTTATTGAGTCCACACGAGCAGCTTACGATTTTCTGACAAGCTTATATAACCAATTTGGCAGCTGGGAGCTTGCATTGGCAGCTTATAATGCAGGCCCTGGCAGAGTATCACGAGCGATTGCTGCAAATGAAGCGGCAGGCTTGCCAACAGATTACTGGTCTTTAAGATTACCAACTGAGACGATGAATTATGTACCACGCTTTTTAGCAGTGGCTCAGATTGTAAATTCGCCAGCCACATACGGCATTAATTTACCACCGATTGCTAACCACACACACTTTAGAACTGTGCCTGTAAATTATGGTGTAAGTTTATACGATGTGGCGGGTGTAACGGGCGTTAGCATTGAAGAATTAAAGCTATTAAACCCTGCTTTGACAAATCTTGTCGTTGATGCGGCAGGACCAAATCGCATCGTGATTCCTGATAGCGTCTCATCTGCTGTTGACATGAATCTGTCGGCGTTGTCAGGCTATGCTGGCTCTTCTTCGGTGGCGATAGCCCCTATCCAGACCACTCAATATGTCACTCCAGAGCATGGCGGTCAGGTAAATACTGCATCTGAACAAAAACTCATGCAGTCTAGCACGCTACCTACTACGATTGCACAAGTTACTCCAAACAACACGGTCATTCAAGAGCCGCCATTATCTAGCGAAGAACGTGAATTTATCGCAGCTCAGATTCAAGCAAGCACCCCACAGAACGTGCAAGCGATTAGTCCTGTTGATGGCAATATCGAATTAGACGCTATTCAGACCAGTCAGTCGGTATTAGATGCCCGTGGTCAGACCAAACAGCTAAGCTATACAGGTAATACAAACCGCACCCAAGCACAAGCACCGTCTCAGACAAAACCTACACCTATACCAAAGCCAAGTTATACACCGCCTGTGCGTACTGTAACACCGCCTAAACCTGCACCAAAACCAGTCGTGCAATCTAAGCCTAAAAAGCCAATTGAACGTTATACGGTAAAATCAGGTGATACATTAACAGGTATCGCAGATACTCATAATCTAAGCATTAGTCAAATTGCTGAGTACAATAATATCGCAACAGACACCATGGTGCGTCGTGGTCAAAAGTTATGGCTAGTACCTGGTAAAGTGAAATCTAAGCCAAAGACTGCCACTACTGATAAACCAAAACAAGACGAGACCTATAAGGTGCAATCAGGCGACAACTTAACTCAAATTGCTCAAAAGTTCAATTTAAGTTTGTCTAAATTAGCAGCGTTAAATGGGTTATCAACGACAGATGGCGTGCTTATCGGTCAAGTCCTAAAAGTATCAGGCGAACCTGTGGAAAGCTCTACCAAATCTACCAAGCCTGCAACTACAAAGAATCATAAAACGATAAAATATACCGTAAAAGCAGGTGATACATTGACAGGTGTGGCAAATGCATACGGTGTTAGCATTGATGAGCTTGCTGCTGCAAATAATATGCAAAATACCGACCAGCTACTTCGTGGTGCAACCATCACCATCCCAGCAGATGGAGAAACTAGCACGCAGTCAGCAAGTAAAGCCAAAGCGGTAGCTCAAAAACCATCTGGCAATGTCATTCAATCAACCGAAAGCTATAAAGTGCAAGCAGGCGACAGCCTAACAAGCTTAGCAAATAAATATGGCGTGTCTATTGACGATCTAGCGACGACGAATGGGCTGTCAAGTAAGGCAGGATTAAGACGTGGTCAGACGCTAAAAGTACCAAAACTGACGACGATTTATACTGTTCGCTCAGGAGATAATCTGACAACTTTAGCTCGTAAATACGGCATTGATATCAGCGATTTGGCAAAAATGAATAATCTAAGCAATACAGATCAGCTGATTATCGGTCAAAAGATCACTGTGCCAAACAAATAAGCCAACCGTATAAAAGCCCCTAATCAATTAGGGGCTTTTATACGACTGTTATTAAGCTGGGTTGTAAATATCCACAAACTGCACTTCAATGCCAAATTTATCAGCTAGTAAATCTCCAAGTGCGTGAATACCATCACGTTCTGTAGCGTGATGTCCTGCAGCAAAATAATGAATGCCCATTTCTCGTGCAATGTGAGTGGTGCGTTCTGAGATTTCCCCAGAGATAAAAGCATCGCAGCCCATCAAGGCGGCTTGCTCAATCATATCTTGGGCTGCACCAGTACAAAGACCGATTTTGGTCAGTTTATCGTCATTACCACCGATGTGTAACGGCTTTCTACCAAGCTCTTTTTCGATTTTAGTGGCTAAATCGTGAGCGGTGATTGGTGTGCAAGTAGCGATATTACCGATAGGGTGTTTTTCGTTAGGGTGTAATGCACCTGTGATTTTTAGGTCTAAGCGTTCAGCAAGCTTGGCGTTGTTGCCAAGTGTGGGGTGGGCATCTAGCGGTAAGTGGTATGCGATAAGTGAGATATTATTTTGCAAAAGGGTGCGGATTCGCTTGCCTTTCATATCAACCAAAGGCTGAGATTCTCCTTTCCAAAAGTAACCATGATGCACCAAGATACAGTCAGCCCCTACTTTTACGGCATGATCAATTAATGCTTGGCAAGCGGTTACGCCTGTGATAATTTTATGGATGGGTGTGTCTGCATCTACTTGTAAGCCATTTGGGCAGTAGTCTTTAAATTCGTCAATATCTAAAAGCTCATCACAAAATTGGCTTAGGGCTTTTGGTGTAACAGTGTTTTTCATGTTAATTTCCTGTGGATAAAGATTAGCAAAGATTGTACTTTTTTATGACAATGATGTAAACATTT encodes:
- a CDS encoding Nif3-like dinuclear metal center hexameric protein is translated as MKNTVTPKALSQFCDELLDIDEFKDYCPNGLQVDADTPIHKIITGVTACQALIDHAVKVGADCILVHHGYFWKGESQPLVDMKGKRIRTLLQNNISLIAYHLPLDAHPTLGNNAKLAERLDLKITGALHPNEKHPIGNIATCTPITAHDLATKIEKELGRKPLHIGGNDDKLTKIGLCTGAAQDMIEQAALMGCDAFISGEISERTTHIAREMGIHYFAAGHHATERDGIHALGDLLADKFGIEVQFVDIYNPA
- a CDS encoding LysM peptidoglycan-binding domain-containing protein: MRYFSSLPPKAPSLIKPLVIAVGTCLLAACSTTNTQQTHQAPASIHKPAAMPPSPKPAVMPSQSVSANTDYQGVIDADTLDAMEDLLSATNMAMVEGDALTVQRYGDLWGRVRQGFRIPEVYNARIEAQKSWFYTRQSYIDRLTARSSRYLHHTITEAERRGIPTELALLPIIESSYDPTATSNASAAGLWQFIPSTGRIYGLNQSASYDGRRDVIESTRAAYDFLTSLYNQFGSWELALAAYNAGPGRVSRAIAANEAAGLPTDYWSLRLPTETMNYVPRFLAVAQIVNSPATYGINLPPIANHTHFRTVPVNYGVSLYDVAGVTGVSIEELKLLNPALTNLVVDAAGPNRIVIPDSVSSAVDMNLSALSGYAGSSSVAIAPIQTTQYVTPEHGGQVNTASEQKLMQSSTLPTTIAQVTPNNTVIQEPPLSSEEREFIAAQIQASTPQNVQAISPVDGNIELDAIQTSQSVLDARGQTKQLSYTGNTNRTQAQAPSQTKPTPIPKPSYTPPVRTVTPPKPAPKPVVQSKPKKPIERYTVKSGDTLTGIADTHNLSISQIAEYNNIATDTMVRRGQKLWLVPGKVKSKPKTATTDKPKQDETYKVQSGDNLTQIAQKFNLSLSKLAALNGLSTTDGVLIGQVLKVSGEPVESSTKSTKPATTKNHKTIKYTVKAGDTLTGVANAYGVSIDELAAANNMQNTDQLLRGATITIPADGETSTQSASKAKAVAQKPSGNVIQSTESYKVQAGDSLTSLANKYGVSIDDLATTNGLSSKAGLRRGQTLKVPKLTTIYTVRSGDNLTTLARKYGIDISDLAKMNNLSNTDQLIIGQKITVPNK